A genomic region of Pogoniulus pusillus isolate bPogPus1 chromosome 35, bPogPus1.pri, whole genome shotgun sequence contains the following coding sequences:
- the NDUFA8 gene encoding NADH dehydrogenase [ubiquinone] 1 alpha subcomplex subunit 8 has product MPGSLQVPSLEELDVQEVKVSSSVLKAAAHHYGSQCDRPNKEFMLCRWEEKDPRRCLQEGRQVNQCALEFFRKIKTHCAEPFTEYWTCIDYTNLQEFRRCRKQQAAFDNCVLEKLGWVRPDLGELSKVTKVKTDRPFPENAYHSRPRPEPNPPIEGELKPSPFGSRLFFWTW; this is encoded by the exons ATGCCCGGCAGCCTGCaggtgccctccctggaggagctcGACGTGCAGGAG GTGAAAGTCAGCTCGTCCGTGCTGAAGGCCGCGGCCCACCACTATGGCTCGCAGTGCGACCGGCCCAACAAGGAGTTCATGCTGTGCCGGTGGGAGGAGAAGGATCCGCGGAGGTGCCTGCAGGAGGGCCGGCAGGTCAACCAGTGCGCCCTCGAGTTCTTCAG GAAGATTAAGACACACTGTGCAGAGCCATTCACTGAGTACTGGACCTGCATTGACTACACCAACTTGCAGGAATTTCGTCGCTGCcgaaagcagcaggcagcatttgATAACTgtgtgctggagaagctgggctgggtgagacctGATCTGGGAGAGCTCTCCAAG GTAACAAAAGTGAAGACAGACCGTCCTTTCCCTGAGAACGCCTATCACTCTAGACCTAGGCCAGAGCCAAATCCACCTATTGAGGGAgagctgaagccttctccattTGGCAGTAGGCTCTTTTTCTGGACCTGGTGA
- the MORN5 gene encoding MORN repeat-containing protein 5 isoform X2: MVTPPRRRAAMEVGGGRYSGDTVRGRMEGQGTYRLPTGTEYRGALKDGMFDGEGELLFPNGGRYRAVWHRGVPMQGKYTFADGLEYKDKKWHYCDGYDRRFYTEICSGLKPAGISQLTNLDPPRKIPEGCYDCGDGFYNPETRVIVDYELRFLRNADLVFLEERTFHFQCATV; this comes from the exons ATGGTGACGCCGCCGCGCCGCCGGGCAGCCATGGAGGTGGGGGGCGGCCGCTACAGCGGGGACACCGTGCGCGGCAG GATGGAGGGACAGGGCACCTACAGGCTGCCGACAGGCACCGAGTACCGGGGGGCTCTGAAGGACGGGATGTTTGACGGCGAAGgagagctgctcttccccaaCGGAGGCAGATACCGGGCAGTTTGGCACCGTGGGGTGCCCATGCAG GGGAAATACACTTTTGCAGATGGTCTCGAATACAAAGATAAAAAATGGCATTACTGCGATGGCTACGACAGACGATTTTACACAGAAATCTGTTCTGGTCTGAAACCAGCAG gCATTTCTCAGCTTACAAATCTGGATCCTCCCAGAAAAATCCCAGAAGGTTGTTACGACTGTGGTGATGGATTCTATAATCCTGAAACTAGAGTGATTGTTGACTACGAGCTCAGATTTCTGAGAAATGCAG ACCTGGTGTTTCTAGAAGAGAGAACATTTCATTTCCAGTGTGCCACAGTTTAA